Proteins encoded within one genomic window of Pectobacterium araliae:
- a CDS encoding adenylate kinase produces the protein MKIAFMGISGSGKDFLANYLVSNHGFIRLSFSDQLKKLANYIYPWMEEDYTSEKKMLPLNITLPTGDFISHSPRDIWLSLNKLREIEEKIFIRMLSKELVILEENGKANKNIIITDIRSNEEFAWCKNNQFTIIHIERKNNNYIKYEIDKYITDNKIKSDYHFNNNTNGITSFKHFFEKVLLSEQ, from the coding sequence ATGAAAATCGCATTCATGGGTATATCTGGTAGTGGAAAAGACTTTCTCGCCAATTATCTAGTATCTAATCATGGATTTATTAGATTATCATTTAGTGATCAACTCAAAAAATTGGCTAATTATATTTACCCTTGGATGGAAGAGGATTATACATCTGAAAAGAAAATGTTACCACTCAATATAACCTTACCTACCGGAGACTTTATTAGTCATTCACCAAGAGATATATGGCTGAGTCTAAACAAGCTAAGAGAAATTGAAGAAAAAATATTTATTAGAATGCTATCAAAAGAGCTGGTAATTTTAGAGGAAAATGGAAAGGCGAATAAAAACATAATAATTACTGACATAAGATCAAATGAAGAATTCGCATGGTGTAAGAACAATCAGTTCACTATAATACATATAGAGCGTAAAAATAATAATTATATAAAATACGAAATCGATAAATATATTACTGATAATAAAATAAAATCAGATTATCATTTCAACAACAATACAAACGGAATTACTAGCTTTAAACATTTCTTCGAAAAGGTATTACTTAGTGAACAGTAA
- a CDS encoding nucleotide kinase domain-containing protein, producing the protein MNSKNDQLFCNVREVKIKTAKPILNETVIREWFYHQRERTSIYYKKEILNLPPYWTDDEILRNYKFVNTKRKWDKESKWLLNNITNNECLSYENKILNSFLFRVINKGLTLSEINAPFDFAKITINDINQVIREKIYNISQKKPDYVFFSAAYILGGPKVNFGKFLEKTEGKNEKDMIIRMIKFVFYNQDKIVKGVKSSANQFEVFDHLKSFYGIGDFLAYQIFIDLTYITNFPFTERNFVISGPGCERGINWIFSNRDGMNSEECLFWFILNQNNIAEKYNEKWNMDEIFHFLPKNERVYTLMDMENSGACEIDKRCRTKFSNKRPKQKYHYQSKNFELLL; encoded by the coding sequence GTGAACAGTAAAAACGATCAGCTTTTTTGTAATGTCAGAGAAGTGAAAATTAAAACAGCTAAACCCATCTTAAATGAAACCGTTATCAGGGAGTGGTTCTATCATCAACGAGAGAGAACTTCAATATATTATAAGAAAGAGATACTTAACCTTCCGCCTTATTGGACAGACGACGAAATATTGAGAAACTATAAATTTGTTAATACTAAAAGAAAATGGGATAAAGAAAGCAAATGGTTATTGAATAATATTACAAACAATGAATGTTTGAGTTATGAAAACAAAATACTTAATTCATTTCTATTTAGAGTAATAAATAAAGGGCTTACATTAAGTGAAATTAATGCACCCTTTGATTTTGCAAAAATTACGATTAATGACATTAATCAGGTAATTAGAGAAAAAATCTATAATATTTCACAGAAGAAGCCAGACTATGTTTTTTTTAGTGCAGCCTATATTTTAGGGGGGCCAAAGGTTAACTTTGGAAAGTTTTTAGAGAAAACAGAAGGAAAAAACGAAAAAGACATGATTATTAGGATGATAAAATTCGTTTTCTATAACCAAGATAAAATAGTAAAAGGCGTAAAATCTTCGGCAAATCAGTTCGAAGTATTTGATCATCTTAAATCATTTTATGGTATTGGGGACTTTCTTGCTTATCAAATATTCATAGACTTAACTTATATAACAAACTTTCCTTTTACTGAGAGGAATTTTGTTATTTCAGGCCCAGGATGTGAAAGAGGAATAAACTGGATTTTTTCAAATCGGGACGGAATGAACAGTGAAGAGTGTTTATTCTGGTTCATTCTTAACCAAAATAATATAGCAGAGAAATATAATGAAAAATGGAACATGGATGAGATCTTTCATTTTCTACCTAAGAACGAAAGAGTTTATACCTTGATGGACATGGAAAATAGTGGTGCATGTGAGATTGATAAAAGATGTCGAACTAAGTTCAGTAACAAAAGACCAAAACAAAAGTATCATTACCAAAGTAAAAATTTTGAGCTACTACTGTAA
- a CDS encoding TIR domain-containing protein codes for MAKEIKKNVFVSHHHKDDASVDGISRLAAEKGYQLRNSSVRMKPENQRRADEKKISDRAIARLLRMKMRWASQVIVVIGKETYTRPWVNWEIKAAHQLGKPIIGVYENGLKGDVELPENLEKYATTIVAWRSDAIIDALEGKISFQKPDGLERDKVQGGNVVC; via the coding sequence ATGGCTAAAGAAATTAAAAAAAACGTTTTTGTTAGTCACCATCACAAAGATGATGCTAGTGTTGATGGAATATCACGTTTAGCTGCGGAAAAAGGTTATCAGCTACGTAATAGTTCAGTTCGAATGAAACCGGAAAATCAGAGACGAGCTGATGAAAAAAAAATTAGTGATAGAGCAATAGCACGTTTGCTTAGAATGAAAATGAGATGGGCTAGTCAAGTCATAGTTGTTATCGGGAAAGAGACATATACAAGACCCTGGGTGAACTGGGAAATTAAAGCAGCTCACCAGCTTGGAAAACCAATAATAGGTGTATATGAAAATGGTTTAAAAGGAGATGTAGAACTTCCAGAAAACCTTGAGAAATATGCAACTACTATTGTTGCCTGGAGGAGCGATGCCATCATCGATGCACTTGAAGGTAAAATCAGCTTTCAAAAGCCTGATGGTTTGGAGCGGGATAAAGTACAAGGAGGAAATGTAGTATGCTAA
- a CDS encoding TIR domain-containing protein, with protein MGRKIFISYKYSDSNVAILDNDIFTKSRDYITKLQEYIDDNDHINKGENDDEDLSDFKDSTIETNLKKKIFDSTLTIIAISPNMKESWKNEDDQWIPWEIAYSLKEITKDGRTSGTNAILSIVLPDSNNSYSYFIEDDYCPTCQCRLLKTDTLFGILKRNMFNIKNPEYTSCDSHITDSVVYSGYSSYIYAVKWCDFIKDVNKYIDIAYEINKNKECYNISKTVAL; from the coding sequence ATGGGAAGAAAAATATTCATTTCATACAAATACAGTGACTCTAATGTAGCAATATTAGATAACGATATATTCACAAAATCCAGGGATTATATAACAAAACTACAAGAATATATCGATGACAATGACCATATCAATAAGGGTGAGAATGATGACGAAGATTTAAGTGATTTTAAAGACTCCACCATAGAAACAAATCTTAAGAAGAAAATTTTTGACAGTACTCTCACAATCATTGCTATATCACCAAATATGAAAGAATCGTGGAAAAATGAAGATGACCAGTGGATCCCTTGGGAAATAGCTTACTCACTCAAGGAAATAACAAAAGATGGTAGAACTAGCGGTACAAATGCAATACTATCCATTGTTTTACCTGACAGCAACAATTCTTACTCATACTTTATAGAAGATGACTATTGTCCAACTTGTCAATGTAGACTTTTAAAAACAGATACTTTATTTGGGATCTTAAAAAGAAATATGTTCAATATTAAAAACCCTGAATACACAAGTTGTGATAGCCATATAACGGACAGTGTTGTATATAGTGGGTACTCATCATACATTTACGCTGTTAAATGGTGTGATTTTATTAAGGATGTAAATAAATATATTGACATTGCTTATGAAATAAATAAGAACAAGGAATGCTATAATATTTCAAAAACAGTAGCTCTTTGA